The following proteins are co-located in the Ornithodoros turicata isolate Travis unplaced genomic scaffold, ASM3712646v1 Chromosome16, whole genome shotgun sequence genome:
- the LOC135372624 gene encoding uncharacterized protein LOC135372624: MYYVLVHFVEENSFDVKSAKLVKEVKEDSSCVLTEGDTVHVEYSGKYYPGTLVSISANKDFLLDELEEKIRGSNGKAGREKTKGKKQASASQARQLLQDIGNANPSQSSPLEERNAQLKKEVSKLKRRVEALQDELEKHRELDNHLRKARKLINTLVSSERQTGSANSANVNTSEGLGEPRPWNTAASSLADISRSQGLHCDTENIPPPSTCRSGPPAVESGSGSNKGLLYNRDSEGVEELLKGSGVYVPIGTVHGASLARTSTSLARSLLRQVYEEQYMLACSVKGLPAKGVGKRDETRPGLNPKGLSAILEFTKQTAQARGLEYCEQKLIKSLGTLISEMRNK; the protein is encoded by the exons ATGTATTACGTACTCGTGCACTTCGTAGAGGAAAACAGCTTTGATGTGAAAAGTGCGAAGTTAGTCAAAGAAGTCAAAGAAGATTCAAGCTGCGTCCTAACAGAAGGCGACACCGTGCATGTTGAATACAGTGGGAAATATTATCCAGGAACTTTGGTCTCCATATCAG CAAATAAAGATTTCCTCCTGGACGAGTTAGAAGAAAAAATTCGCGGCAGCAATGGGAAAGCTGGAAGGGAAAAG ACGAAAGGAAAGAAGCAGGCCAGTGCCAGCCAAGCCAGACAGCTGTTGCAAGACATTGGGAATGCGAATCCCAGCCAGTCCAGTCCACTGGAAGAGAGGAATGCACAGCTCAAGAAGGAAGTGTCCAAACTGAAGCGGAGGGTAGAAGCCCTACAAGACGAGCTAGAAAAGCATAGAG AACTAGACAATCACCTAAGGAAAGCGAGAAAGCTCATCAACACCTTGGTGAGCTCCGAACGACAAACTGGGAGTGCGAACAGTGCGAACGTCAACACAAGTGAAGGCCTGGGAGAGCCTCGGCCGTGGAACacagcagcaagcagcctgGCAGACATTTCCCGGTCTCAGGGGCTGCACTGTGACACTGAGAACATTCCTCCTCCCAGTACGTGCAGAAGTGGACCGCCTGCTGTAGAGAGTGGATCTGGGAGCAACAAGGGTCTCTTGTACAACAGGGACAGTGAGGGG GTTGAAGAACTTCTCAAAGGGAGTGGTGTTTACGTCCCCATTGGTACAGTGCACGGTGCATCACTGGCGCGCACTTCAACATCACTAGCGCGAAGCCTGCTTCGTCAGGTATATGAGGAACAGTACATGTTGGCGTGTTCTGTAAAAGGACTGCCAGCAAAAGGAGTGGGGAAAAGGGACGAGACTCGGCCAGGACTCAACCCCAAGGGCCTCTCGGCCATTCTTG AATTTACAAAGCAGACTGCACAAGCCAGGGGCCTGGAATATTGTGAGCAAAAACTCATAAAATCCCTTGGAACACTCATTTCTGAAATGCGCAATAAATAG